GATGAGTTTATGAGGATTGTCCAGGAGGTTCCAAATGCAAAGGACaagaatttttattatatgaatatacatacatggaaaatttttttgtacagtTCTCGTTTTATTCAACTCTTATTTAAATTCCTACACCTCACCATGGCATACTTTTTGCATGTAGCATATTTGTACGATATGGAAGGGAATCCCTGCATGGATATGATGAACAGCTTGAGGGAGCATAATGGAAACTTCACCCACCTGGTGTTGAAGTCATGTCCTCCtccaaatgagaaaaattattttaggAGAGGTAAAACCTTCGGTAGTCTGTCGCTTTGTGAGAATGACCCCGGGGGCCAAGGGGAGGAAGCAGAGGAAGATGCGGAGAAGCGAGATGAGGAGGGCAGACGCGCGGAATTGCCACAGGAAGATGGATTGGATGATCGTACACAGGGCCAAAGAGGCAGTGACAACATAGAGAGGAATCCCCAGGATAGGGAAGACCATCTGTTTGCATCACCCCAGTTTTCAATCATCCcaactttttttctaaacGATATATTTGATATAATATACCTACTGTATGAACTGGACGCGTTTAAAAATCCAgggaatgaaaattttcttagTTACCTAAATACAGATTTATTTTTGGCTTTCTGCATTTTCACCATGTTAAGTGAAAACCATATAAAGAGCATCCACCTGAGATGCGAAGCTGCCCCAAAGACATTTACCTACCTGTACAGAAGTGAcacgatgaaaaaaattatagaaGAATCTGATTTAACTAGAAAGTATATTATAAAATCTTTGACGTATGTTTTTATTGCAtcgcaaaaaggggaatatacGGAGAGGATGCAAACTAGGGTTCGCATtgtggaaaattttaacaatttatttcttaacgAGATTTATGTGGATCAGTTTACACAGTTAGTTATCAAGAACAACAATTTGTTTGTGCATTTAATTCACCTGCTTTTGAACGATGTGAACTTTTTGGTTGAAGAGGTGGTTTCGTACTTGTCGGAAATTAAGCGTCGCGAGGACAAGAAGAGGGACGACCAGGAGCGCGGAGACACCTCCACTGGGGGCGTGACAAGTGGTTTAGCAAGCAGCGCGACGAACGGTCAGGCAAATGGAGGGACTACGAATACATACGCCAACGCGGCACGCAACAGTAGGGTGTCCAACACAAGTGCGAGCAGTGCTTTGAACCCTTACGGACGAAGCGATTTTGAAGAGAGTGCGGCTAACGTTAATGAGTCATATAACAGTGACAACAGCGATAATGATGAAGGCGGGGGAGGCAATGTCGGAACTGACATAACGAATGAAAGCATGAGGAATTTAACAGccagaacaaaaatgatcATTACATACTGCTACAAgtcttgcatttttttgaatCTCCTTTGTAAGAATTACCCGAACAATATTGTAACGTCGAATACCATCTTATCGCAAATAGTTACATGTCTGAACTGCTACTTCGACTACCTAGTGGGACCAAAATGTTTAAACATAAAGGTGAAGAACATGGAGCAGTATAATTTTAGACCCCAGTTGTGGCTAACCAGTATCGTAGAGTCATACTTGTTTTTGCTGAATtccgataaaaaaaatgaggaactaCTTACGAGAGAAATCGCCAACGAAGGAAGGTACTACAAACCGGAAGTATTCAACAAGGCTTACTACATATGTAAGAGGGAAGGATTATTACGTAAGGAAGacttaaataaatttaaaaatttctgtCAACAAATTATTGACATGAAGGATGAAGTGGAACTTTTCGACGATGTGGATGATATACCTGAAAAGTATTTGGATCCTATTTTGCAAGACATTATGTTGGATCCTGTTCTGCTACCCACATCTGGTATTGTCATCGATCGAAAGAATATAGAGAGACATCTGATGAGTGAACCCAATGATCCCTTTAACCGAGCGCCCCTCAGCAAGGAACAGCTAGTACCCATGCCAGAGCTCAAGGAGGAAATTCACAAATTCATTAACGAATTGaagcagaagaagaggaagaagaaaatgaacctTTTGGAGTTGGATGCCCAGAATGAGTCCATGGAAAAAGAGGGTTTTTTGGGAAATCAGGACGATGCGCAGGAGCAGAAGGGGCCAAGCGACGACAAGGTTGAAACACTGCACGAGGGGGatataaaggagaaggagcagGAATGAccaggggggaaaaggaatgtgtGTAACGGGAGGAGTAGACAAATATGTAGTCCAAAGGGATGCGTTGATCACTCTGCGTACAGACAATGCATAATTTTTACTCTGTTTTGCACCAATggggtggagaaaaaagcaacaGCATCCTTTCGGGgacactaaaaaaaaaaaaaaaaaaaaatactaccCCTCTGTGTGCAGTTCAAGAGACTCCACTTTATTTACTTCACCTCTTCCCGTTGAGTGAAAAGAATAATGGGGTATAGGCACCTCTGCATCCTTCAAAAAATTTCTGTTTTGAAGACGCCTGTGAGAGGAGTCAACTAAGACAGGgcggaaaagggggaaaaaaaaaaaaagaaaagtgttTCTCCTCGCAGTTTTTATTTCAATTAGAGCTACATACGGGTATATTGTTGGGGCCTTGAAGACTCCGTCGATGTATGTGTCATTTgattaaaaagggagagtttttaaaaaggaggaataaaaatccaaataaaatgatgttgaaaaaattgttaaaatattGTTAAACGGTTGCTAAAGGGTTGGTAAACAGTTGTTTTTGCGGGTGTTAACAAATCAGGAGCAACTTAGCGGCGCGTTGACATCAGGCGTGCTAATATTGCTACACAAATGAAGTATACAAATAATGACTGGGGATAGGAAGAGACAAATAATTTGTTATTCCGGGAGGTCAAGTTACCCCCCGCTGAGTGTCGCTTCAAAAAAAGCTTTATGTTAAAATTGCACAATGACAGCCAGCCGCTtcacccccccaaaaaaaaaaggggaaagaagcaaGACATCATATGGATCGGTAAACCTTAAATCCTATGATGGCGAAACAAGCCAAGAGAACATAGGTCTTCCAATACTTCATTAGCAttattcttttcaattttttactattttgaACAAAGTGCAATGTATTTTTCGACATGTCCTGAGTCTTATATTTGAGAGCCTTTATATTTCCCCTGGACTGATATAAATTATCGATGTGATTATTCATAACGGAATTTATTTTGTGTAGCTTTTGTTTTACtgctataattttttcatcacgaCAACATTTATTAATGCCTTTTATTGTGCGCTGCAAAAATGCTTGTGTGCTGTGGATTTTGGAGGGGTTGATATTTTTGGCTTTGTAATTCTTGCCAGAAAATAAATCCGACTTGGTGTAGATTTCCAGTTTCTTTAAAAACTCGAATGCGTAATTTTTGAAGTAACCTTTCATATGCAATCCGATCAGAaaaaatgccatttttttttccgtgcaGATTGTGAagtaaataattttgttgTCCCAATtgaggatttttttattgcaatGATTTAGTTTCCTTTTGGAGGCGcctagtattttttttatggtgtAGTTTGCGGCGGCTTCCAGATCATTTGGAAGGAAGCTGCACTTGAACAAAATTTCGGTGTCCTCTATCGATGCTATGCAGACGTACTTGAAGAGTTCGCTCTCATTCTGAGGCGAACTTTGATCCTTTGGCTGGTATGAATTTTCATACTCCACCTCGTACATATGCTGATCTTTTCGCCCGTATTCACTTTCCTCTTCTTGGTATTCACTTTGCCCTTCACTTTGGCCTTCACTGTGACATTCACTGTGACATTCACTTTGGCCTTCTCCGCTTTGGTCTTCACTGTTGCTCTCACTATGATGTACCCGTTTTCGCCACCTGTTGTACGTGTGCATCTTCCCCCGTGCACCACCCATCTGGTCGAAGCTGTCGAGTTGGTTCCTTTCGTACCCCTGGGACTGCTCTTCGCTACTGTCCTTCGCCTCCGTCCCGGTTTCACCACTATACAGACTATTGGAGTAAGCTACCTCCTCATCCGATAACATATACATTTTGGCTGATGGTCTGGTTtgggtttaaaaaaaaaagggggggaggcgCAACATATCCCTTTCTACACAGGGATGCGCATTCCTGTAGGCCTTGCCGACATGGGTTGTCTCAATAATTGAGAATGGATTTGTCGCCTTTTCGCCACAGGATgcagtttcttttttcggaggaaagaaaagcatcCCAATTTTTGCGACTTTCTCCTACAATTTCGTATCAGGAATGGTCTACTTGCAaagggaaataataaaaaaaaaaaaaaaaaaaaaaaaaatgcactctCTTCTTCACCACTTATGATGCTACAGAAATTTTGTAAACGTAAAAACGTTGTCAAGGAGGTGCTCTCCCTgcgagtatttttttttttttttttttttttttttttttttttttttttttctttgcaagTAGGGCAGTGGAACGATGAAGAAGTGCAGATGAACGTCCATACAGTGTGgcctctttttattttatttatttattttttttacgaaaagtTGTTTGCCACTTTTAAAATGAAGCATCGCTTCGCAGCcggtgcttttttttttttttttttttttttttaaatttaaaagtgTAATGGTATGCCGCTCATAAGCGCGCCCTTTGCACATTCGCTTTTGCAAAGGCGAGCAGTACATTTGTCGAGGTGGTTGAAGTGATTGATGTGATGGAGATGGTCTAGTTTGGCAGATTGGCAGATTGGCAGATTGGCAGATTGGCAGATTGGCAGATTGGCAGATTGGCAGATTGGCAGATTGGCAGATTGGCAGATTGGCAGATTGGCAGATTGGCAGATTGGCAGATTGGCAGAGTTGTCCTCTGGGACATGGACGTAGAGCGACATAAACAATCAGCCCAATCggcaggattaaaaaatgaggagtGCATTTTGTTTCTCACCGTTGTAGTTGGCATTATGTATCATGGGAAAAGTAAACGAAAATGGGGTTCCTTCACCAGCGCGTCAATGGGCGCAGAGCAGCTCTCTCTAAGGGGTTATTTCCCCCCGTGGACACTCGCCTGGGGCGTGTGTGCTATTTGAACAGACTTTGAAAGGTGAAACTCTTGTAGTCTGTTAATGTATACTCCCTCCCTCCAGATCATCAGACATCTGATAAAAAGAACGCACTTACataaggagggggggggtatacaaaaaaaaaaaaaaaacacacgcGGATACAACGGTCGTGTGAACTTCAAACTGCCAAACACGTTGTGGAAAGGATAGGGGGCGCCCTCTTCCTTGTGCGATTGCACAGTTCATATTTGTTCGTGATAATATGTAGTTCCAttgggaaggtaaaaaaaaaaaaaaaaaaaaaaaggaaatcttTTCGAACTTAAAAAGTATAAGAAACGCTTTTCCCCGTTAGTGCACACATCGCAATGGTTCCATCGTACGCTGTTCACGTTTTAAATGGACCGAATAActgccccccctttttttttcacaaatccACGGGTGTAGGAATTATCACCTCaaagatgaaaaatatttgtggCATACTTTGggtgttaaaaagaaaaatagtaGACGCGCGGTTGCTCATTTGTAGAGACACAACACACCCGTTCACACAGGAAATTTTCATATCtctaattttgtaaaaatgtaagTTTTATAAGGTTATTAATTGGAAGTTTGGGAAAAgtaggaaggagaaaatacgTAAGAATACgctgtgcatatatacacatatatatatgcattaaagatggggaaggaaaaatgagaaaaaaaaaaaaaaaatatgaacggtgcataattttttttttttttttacatttttttttttttccccctaaatGGATTGTTTCTTCActtcatatacataaatatttcCATCCGTGGAACCACAAAATAAGAATTGGCCATTTGCTGACCAGGTGATGGAAGTACACCAGGGTAATCCAACTTTGGATTGTTTCACTGGGTATATTTCTGAAATGATGAG
This DNA window, taken from Plasmodium knowlesi strain H genome assembly, chromosome: 13, encodes the following:
- a CDS encoding ubiquitin conjugation factor E4 B, putative; the encoded protein is MLDKGKEDAVLQSALQICLRKEEASNAKVHLESYERELRETSKEGKPPFFLQIENLYFILLHKIAYLHKQKKNCLTYLCSCSARLSDKALFKHLQLDNKELDDITNEINNQIINSVIIYLENLEVYPDVTIPAKERVHTFYEFLKDSCTSRFLKKILLVIEENDKNEETEEDKQLNKFFTPIVNLIFENLGGRNLVYPKNDVAVLLKFLSSFKQIAEHIIYSKSIFLHLNLRDKIRDCVFSGNEAATVESAISATHGGFDVEKPCSKDKEINSCGYNLQLNSLLGRLLSPTVITMPNITKKEEIAMYKYFYNSTTNTLNKMTLGALKNTYVMLRRDTDWILENCVEIIKNLLKGSGESKKRVLLWLACIIISNEKKTKIMYHYSTYPQSLDASYGLFLKLLGENSYGFCLNMFWVLLCLCEPITMNKISDFDLFFFLRDDPFSKFLLKNITNQSSFEEKSNVENIKQKVKNSEGFSKEPKFITCIFWITFKSLSVFFKPAIDEFMRIVQEVPNAKDKNFYYMNIHTWKIFLYSSRFIQLLFKFLHLTMAYFLHVAYLYDMEGNPCMDMMNSLREHNGNFTHLVLKSCPPPNEKNYFRRGKTFGSLSLCENDPGGQGEEAEEDAEKRDEEGRRAELPQEDGLDDRTQGQRGSDNIERNPQDREDHLFASPQFSIIPTFFLNDIFDIIYLLYELDAFKNPGNENFLSYLNTDLFLAFCIFTMLSENHIKSIHLRCEAAPKTFTYLYRSDTMKKIIEESDLTRKYIIKSLTYVFIASQKGEYTERMQTRVRIVENFNNLFLNEIYVDQFTQLVIKNNNLFVHLIHLLLNDVNFLVEEVVSYLSEIKRREDKKRDDQERGDTSTGGVTSGLASSATNGQANGGTTNTYANAARNSRVSNTSASSALNPYGRSDFEESAANVNESYNSDNSDNDEGGGGNVGTDITNESMRNLTARTKMIITYCYKSCIFLNLLCKNYPNNIVTSNTILSQIVTCLNCYFDYLVGPKCLNIKVKNMEQYNFRPQLWLTSIVESYLFLLNSDKKNEELLTREIANEGRYYKPEVFNKAYYICKREGLLRKEDLNKFKNFCQQIIDMKDEVELFDDVDDIPEKYLDPILQDIMLDPVLLPTSGIVIDRKNIERHLMSEPNDPFNRAPLSKEQLVPMPELKEEIHKFINELKQKKRKKKMNLLELDAQNESMEKEGFLGNQDDAQEQKGPSDDKVETLHEGDIKEKEQE
- a CDS encoding SNARE protein, putative, with protein sequence MYMLSDEEVAYSNSLYSGETGTEAKDSSEEQSQGYERNQLDSFDQMGGARGKMHTYNRWRKRVHHSESNSEDQSGEGQSECHSECHSEGQSEGQSEYQEEESEYGRKDQHMYEVEYENSYQPKDQSSPQNESELFKYVCIASIEDTEILFKCSFLPNDLEAAANYTIKKILGASKRKLNHCNKKILNWDNKIIYFTICTEKKMAFFLIGLHMKGYFKNYAFEFLKKLEIYTKSDLFSGKNYKAKNINPSKIHSTQAFLQRTIKGINKCCRDEKIIAVKQKLHKINSVMNNHIDNLYQSRGNIKALKYKTQDMSKNTLHFVQNSKKLKRIMLMKYWKTYVLLACFAIIGFKVYRSI